A window of Piliocolobus tephrosceles isolate RC106 chromosome 13, ASM277652v3, whole genome shotgun sequence contains these coding sequences:
- the KCNE3 gene encoding potassium voltage-gated channel subfamily E member 3 isoform X2, producing the protein METTNGTETWYESLHAVLKALNATLHSNLLCRPGPGLGPDNQTEERRASLPGRDDNSYMYILFVMFLFAVTVGSLILGYTRSRKVDKRSDPYHVYIKNRVSMI; encoded by the coding sequence ATGGAGACTACCAATGGAACTGAGACTTGGTATGAGAGCCTACATGCCGTGCTGAAGGCTTTAAATGCCACTCTTCACAGCAATTTGCTCTGCcggccagggccagggctggggccagACAACCAGACTGAAGAGCGACGGGCCAGCCTACCTGGCCGTGATGACAACTCCTACATGTACATTCTCTTTGTCATGTTTCTATTTGCTGTCACCGTGGGCAGCCTCATCCTGGGATACACCCGCTCCCGCAAAGTGGACAAGCGTAGTGACCCCTATCATGTGTATATCAAGAACCGTGTGTCTATGATCTAA